One part of the Aurantibacillus circumpalustris genome encodes these proteins:
- a CDS encoding ABC transporter ATP-binding protein: protein MPKLFAVLKYIKGYWNYASLNIGFNILYSIFSVISISLVFPFLKLLNANYAELLVLYNKPEPKFSILKLTGYLLDSFNYQITNIIFRLGTDESELAAGKIKALLFICLVVFTMTFFKNLFRYLAMFFIAPIRNGVVRDLRNKLHKKSLNLPLSYYSDEKKGDLISRITNDVVEIEFGIMTSLEVIFREPLTITMFLGAMIAISPALTLYVFLLLPFAAIFIIIIGKSLKRSSQKSKETLGHLFSILDETLGGIKIIKAFTGERFIQQKFESINQTYYKQALSVYRKTDLSSPLTESVVVGVLMVILFIGGSMVINGTGGLDAETFILYFAAASQIIPPIKQITVAYGFIQKGVASEERIDKILNAPLVIENSVDAKELKLFNEKIEFRNVSFAYRKGDSGYVLKDIYLTIKKGQTIALVGQSGSGKTTLADMIPRFYDTDNGLLLIDDTNIKQLTIESIRNQIGIVSQESILFNDTVFNNIAFGLQNIKETDVIEAAKIANAHEFIEKLPQGYHTNIGDRGGKLSGGQKQRLSIARAILKDPSILILDEATSALDTESERLVQDALSNLMKNRTSIVIAHRLSTIANADEIIVMHKGEIIERGNHAELIALDGTYKKLCDMQSFK from the coding sequence ATGCCAAAACTATTTGCGGTTCTTAAATACATTAAAGGTTATTGGAATTACGCTTCCCTTAACATTGGCTTCAATATTTTGTATTCTATTTTTTCTGTTATTTCAATCTCACTTGTTTTCCCTTTTTTAAAACTACTTAATGCAAATTATGCTGAACTATTAGTTCTCTATAACAAACCTGAGCCTAAGTTTTCTATCCTAAAACTAACAGGCTATTTACTTGACTCCTTTAATTATCAAATAACAAATATCATTTTCAGACTTGGTACAGATGAAAGCGAGTTAGCTGCTGGTAAGATTAAAGCCCTTTTATTTATTTGTCTGGTAGTGTTTACCATGACGTTCTTTAAAAATTTATTCCGCTACCTAGCCATGTTTTTTATTGCACCCATTCGCAATGGTGTGGTACGTGATTTGAGAAATAAATTGCACAAAAAAAGTTTAAACCTTCCACTAAGTTATTATAGTGATGAAAAAAAAGGGGATTTAATTAGTCGCATTACCAACGATGTTGTTGAAATTGAGTTTGGAATTATGACGAGCCTCGAAGTAATTTTTAGAGAGCCCCTAACAATCACTATGTTTCTGGGGGCTATGATTGCTATTAGTCCTGCACTTACTTTGTATGTGTTTTTACTTCTTCCTTTTGCTGCAATCTTTATTATTATTATTGGTAAAAGCCTTAAAAGATCTTCACAGAAAAGTAAAGAAACCCTTGGACATCTTTTTTCAATTCTTGATGAAACATTAGGCGGAATTAAAATTATTAAAGCATTTACAGGTGAAAGATTTATTCAACAAAAATTTGAATCCATTAATCAAACCTATTACAAACAAGCTTTATCTGTTTATCGTAAAACGGATCTCTCCTCACCCCTCACTGAAAGTGTTGTTGTTGGCGTATTAATGGTCATTTTATTTATTGGCGGAAGTATGGTTATTAATGGAACTGGTGGCCTTGATGCTGAAACATTCATATTGTACTTTGCCGCCGCGTCACAAATAATTCCACCTATCAAACAAATCACAGTGGCTTATGGATTTATTCAAAAGGGAGTTGCTAGTGAAGAACGTATTGATAAAATTTTGAATGCACCTCTCGTTATTGAAAATTCGGTAGATGCCAAAGAACTAAAACTTTTTAATGAAAAAATTGAATTTAGAAACGTTTCTTTCGCCTACAGAAAAGGAGATAGCGGTTATGTTTTAAAAGACATTTATCTCACCATTAAAAAAGGCCAAACGATAGCACTTGTAGGACAATCGGGCAGTGGTAAAACTACTCTTGCGGATATGATTCCACGATTTTATGATACAGACAATGGTTTACTATTAATCGATGATACAAACATAAAGCAACTTACCATTGAAAGTATTAGAAATCAAATAGGAATTGTTTCACAAGAAAGTATTTTGTTTAACGACACTGTTTTTAATAATATAGCGTTTGGACTTCAGAACATTAAAGAAACAGATGTTATTGAGGCTGCAAAAATTGCCAATGCGCACGAGTTTATAGAAAAACTTCCACAGGGTTATCACACAAATATTGGTGATCGCGGTGGTAAACTCAGTGGTGGTCAAAAACAAAGACTTTCTATTGCACGTGCCATACTCAAAGATCCTTCCATTTTAATTCTCGACGAGGCCACCTCAGCATTAGATACCGAAAGTGAAAGACTCGTTCAAGATGCCTTAAGCAATTTAATGAAAAACCGTACTAGCATTGTTATTGCACATAGACTTT
- a CDS encoding methyltransferase domain-containing protein — translation MKPIKKLRNKIFALINPGKKVYCLYCKKTYRKFLHEGVKSPIFKKYKVAGGGYKLNVQCPNCYSVDRSRLLYLFFQQRTEVYKKPTKILHISPNKEIANVLTGSTITQIVGTIEPEQYMEYNPVRLDVQEMDFPDNSFDVVICCHVIEHVDDDEKAMREIYRVLKPGGFGVLQVPLAINLEKTLEDKTLTTDKQRKIAHGQVDHVRLYGLDYFDKLKKTGFRVERDNPYDNKWLPEAELIRHRLDRIEDVIVAHKD, via the coding sequence ATGAAACCAATTAAAAAATTAAGAAATAAGATTTTTGCTCTCATAAATCCGGGAAAAAAGGTCTATTGTCTTTATTGTAAAAAAACCTACCGTAAATTTTTACACGAAGGTGTAAAATCACCCATTTTTAAAAAATATAAAGTTGCAGGTGGCGGATATAAATTAAATGTTCAATGTCCAAATTGTTATTCTGTTGATAGATCGCGTTTACTCTATCTTTTCTTTCAACAAAGAACAGAAGTGTATAAAAAACCGACAAAAATTTTACATATTTCACCAAATAAAGAAATAGCAAACGTTCTTACTGGAAGCACCATCACGCAAATTGTTGGAACAATAGAGCCTGAACAATACATGGAATATAATCCTGTAAGACTTGATGTTCAAGAAATGGATTTTCCAGATAACTCTTTTGATGTTGTTATTTGTTGCCATGTTATAGAACATGTTGATGATGATGAAAAAGCAATGCGTGAAATATACAGAGTTTTAAAACCAGGCGGTTTTGGCGTATTGCAAGTGCCTCTAGCCATAAATCTCGAAAAAACATTGGAAGACAAAACTCTTACAACCGATAAACAAAGAAAAATTGCACACGGACAGGTTGATCATGTTAGACTTTACGGACTTGATTATTTTGACAAACTTAAAAAAACCGGCTTTCGTGTTGAAAGAGACAATCCATACGACAATAAATGGTTGCCGGAAGCCGAGTTAATAAGGCATCGCCTCGACAGAATTGAAGATGTAATTGTTGCTCACAAAGACTAA
- the rbfA gene encoding 30S ribosome-binding factor RbfA, which yields MESLRQQKVNKLLAKELAEIFRSESRSLFGGGFITVTTVRVSPDLSSAKVYLSIMANKDKTLVFKLIESQTNVIRKKLGLIVGKQLRIVPELMFYIDDSLDYAMKIEELLNK from the coding sequence ATGGAGAGCCTTAGACAGCAAAAAGTAAATAAATTATTAGCGAAAGAATTAGCTGAAATTTTTAGAAGTGAATCACGTTCACTTTTTGGCGGTGGTTTTATAACTGTAACCACCGTTCGTGTTAGTCCGGATCTTAGTTCGGCAAAAGTGTATTTGAGTATTATGGCTAATAAAGATAAAACGCTTGTCTTTAAATTAATTGAAAGCCAGACAAATGTTATTCGTAAAAAATTAGGGTTAATTGTCGGAAAACAATTAAGAATAGTACCAGAATTAATGTTTTACATTGATGATTCTCTGGATTATGCGATGAAGATTGAAGAGCTGCTTAATAAATAA
- a CDS encoding FtsX-like permease family protein, producing MSVSLYIAKRYLVSKKSNNAINIISWISIIAIAVTTGALIVILSAMNGLTNTVANLYNTFEPDIKITSAEGKYFDAPKKFIDEIKSIQGVKIISQSLSDKVLAKNVDKQALLSIKGVDMNFNKITAIDSAVVEGVYGLNDSGSRKILLGRGVANQLSVNFNVFVNELSLFSPLKGKSSSLNPEDNLNQIYCTPSGIFSLNDELDYQYAFVSLKTARELFDLPEKVSALEISCEQGEAENVQEILKEKLGDSFVIKNRYQLNDVLFKSLETEKLATFIILAFILVIATFNIIGALTMLIIEKRKDIKTLHSLGANLGLIRGIFMREAFLISGIGATLGLLLGITVCWLQIQFHLVKFGSEFIVPYYPIEMQFKDFVWIFGLIMIIGFFAALYPVRIFTKTDLVH from the coding sequence ATGTCTGTTTCTCTCTATATAGCCAAACGTTATCTTGTTTCAAAAAAATCAAATAATGCAATTAATATTATTAGTTGGATAAGTATAATTGCGATTGCCGTTACAACTGGAGCCCTTATTGTTATTCTTTCGGCGATGAATGGCTTAACCAACACTGTTGCTAATCTTTACAATACCTTTGAGCCAGATATTAAAATTACATCAGCTGAGGGGAAATATTTTGATGCTCCGAAAAAATTCATTGATGAAATAAAATCTATACAGGGCGTAAAAATTATTTCTCAAAGTTTAAGTGATAAGGTTCTTGCAAAAAATGTCGACAAACAAGCTTTGTTGTCTATTAAAGGTGTTGACATGAATTTCAATAAAATTACAGCTATCGATTCTGCCGTTGTTGAAGGAGTTTATGGTTTAAATGATTCAGGTTCGCGAAAGATATTATTAGGAAGAGGAGTTGCAAATCAACTCAGTGTAAATTTTAATGTGTTTGTAAATGAATTGAGTTTGTTTAGTCCTTTAAAAGGTAAGAGCAGCAGCTTGAACCCTGAAGATAATCTTAATCAAATTTATTGCACTCCTAGTGGTATTTTTTCATTGAACGATGAGTTGGACTATCAGTACGCCTTTGTAAGCCTTAAAACTGCTCGTGAATTATTCGATCTCCCTGAAAAAGTGAGTGCGCTCGAGATTTCTTGTGAGCAGGGTGAAGCTGAAAACGTTCAGGAAATTTTAAAAGAAAAATTAGGTGATAGTTTTGTCATAAAAAATCGGTACCAGTTAAACGATGTTTTATTTAAATCGCTAGAAACGGAAAAATTAGCAACCTTTATTATTCTCGCTTTCATTTTAGTAATTGCCACTTTTAATATAATAGGCGCATTAACGATGTTGATTATTGAGAAGCGCAAAGACATAAAAACCTTACATAGTTTGGGGGCCAATCTTGGGTTGATACGTGGAATTTTTATGCGGGAAGCTTTTTTAATTAGTGGTATTGGTGCTACCTTAGGATTATTGTTGGGTATTACGGTTTGCTGGTTGCAGATACAGTTTCACCTTGTAAAATTTGGCAGCGAATTTATTGTACCGTATTATCCAATCGAGATGCAGTTCAAAGATTTTGTTTGGATTTTTGGATTGATAATGATTATTGGATTTTTTGCAGCTCTTTATCCTGTTAGGATTTTTACTAAGACGGACTTAGTGCATTAA
- a CDS encoding Rieske (2Fe-2S) protein has translation MSYHWIRIFENETELENYILPNVFFVFELRGEKICITRTDKGYFAVQDKCPHNGASLSKGFCSKENEIICPLHRYSFDLKSGKATSGGAFALKTYPIQIKPDGVYVGIKAKWWEA, from the coding sequence ATGAGTTACCACTGGATTCGCATATTTGAAAATGAAACCGAGCTTGAAAATTACATTCTACCTAACGTTTTTTTTGTATTTGAGCTTAGGGGTGAAAAAATCTGTATAACACGAACAGATAAAGGTTATTTTGCCGTGCAAGATAAATGTCCACACAACGGAGCCAGTCTTAGTAAAGGATTTTGCAGTAAAGAAAATGAAATAATTTGTCCGCTTCACCGCTATTCTTTTGATCTTAAAAGCGGAAAAGCAACATCTGGTGGAGCCTTCGCTTTAAAAACATATCCTATCCAAATTAAACCAGATGGTGTTTATGTTGGCATTAAAGCGAAATGGTGGGAAGCTTAA
- the dapB gene encoding 4-hydroxy-tetrahydrodipicolinate reductase, with protein sequence MNIALIGYGKMGKEIEAIAIKRGHSVVLKIDKDNSETITMANLKKADVAIEFSTPHTVLENIERCFDANLPIVVGTTGWYDYFDKIKKDCDQKQGSLFHATNFSLGVNLFFKVNTYLAALMDKYDDYEVSMEEIHHIHKLDKPSGTAITLANQAIDKIKRKKKWSIDSKDSETLFINDLREGEVPGTHIMKYHSAIDDIEIMHKAHNRKGFALGAVIAAEFLNGKKGIYTMNDII encoded by the coding sequence ATGAACATAGCATTAATTGGGTACGGTAAAATGGGCAAGGAAATTGAAGCCATTGCTATTAAAAGAGGGCATTCCGTTGTTTTAAAAATTGATAAGGACAATTCAGAAACTATTACCATGGCTAATTTAAAAAAAGCAGATGTAGCTATTGAATTCAGTACGCCGCATACCGTTCTAGAAAACATTGAACGCTGCTTCGATGCCAATTTGCCTATCGTTGTTGGAACAACAGGATGGTACGACTATTTTGACAAAATAAAAAAAGACTGCGATCAAAAACAAGGAAGTCTTTTTCATGCGACAAACTTTAGTCTTGGTGTAAATTTATTTTTTAAAGTAAATACATATTTGGCGGCATTGATGGATAAATATGACGATTATGAAGTAAGTATGGAAGAAATTCATCACATTCATAAACTTGATAAACCAAGCGGAACTGCCATTACACTGGCTAATCAGGCAATTGATAAAATTAAACGCAAAAAGAAATGGAGTATCGATTCTAAAGATTCTGAAACTCTATTTATCAATGATCTTCGCGAAGGTGAAGTGCCGGGCACACATATTATGAAATACCACTCTGCTATTGATGACATTGAAATAATGCACAAAGCTCACAACCGTAAGGGTTTTGCTCTGGGAGCTGTTATTGCAGCTGAATTTTTAAATGGCAAAAAGGGTATTTATACAATGAACGATATAATTTAG
- a CDS encoding DUF5683 domain-containing protein → MKKFLLIFLFFGVFVPLIAQNKDSLALKQDSVAQQKANHKKTYSDARRASIMSACLPGLGQAYNKKYWKLPIIYGGLVGFGYMFVVNNEEYNYYRQNLISAADDDPTTINTTRYDIDQLQTQKITYRKRRDIAAVGIVLLYILNIIDANVDAHLKTFDVSDDLSIRIEPWQSTYNAGFGNTTAAGLSIKLSFK, encoded by the coding sequence TTGAAAAAGTTTCTCCTTATATTTTTATTTTTCGGGGTTTTTGTTCCATTGATTGCTCAAAACAAAGATAGTCTTGCACTCAAACAGGATAGTGTTGCGCAACAGAAAGCGAATCATAAAAAAACTTATTCTGATGCCAGACGAGCAAGTATCATGAGTGCTTGTTTACCTGGACTAGGTCAGGCGTACAATAAAAAATACTGGAAGCTCCCAATTATTTACGGCGGTTTAGTTGGTTTCGGATATATGTTTGTGGTCAATAATGAAGAGTATAATTATTACAGGCAAAATTTAATTAGCGCAGCCGACGATGACCCCACAACCATTAATACTACACGGTATGACATCGACCAACTTCAAACACAAAAAATAACGTACCGAAAAAGAAGAGATATAGCAGCTGTTGGAATTGTATTATTGTATATTTTAAATATTATAGATGCTAATGTAGATGCGCATCTTAAAACCTTTGATGTAAGTGACGATTTAAGTATTCGCATTGAGCCCTGGCAAAGTACTTACAACGCTGGATTTGGAAACACAACAGCAGCAGGTCTTTCAATAAAATTAAGTTTTAAATAA
- a CDS encoding YihY/virulence factor BrkB family protein → MAKIISLIKQSVEFVSERLWKVRLSKVDKRQGLLIKQIRIFALAFKGFMEDKCFTYSTALTFYTLFSIVPVLALIFAIAKGFGFEKNLQEQILQNYSEYSDILTNAFVYANSMLSNAKGGVIAGFGIVLLLWSVMQLLVNIETSFNDVWDVKQGRNWIRKITDYLTIMLVGPLLLIVSGGISIAIQTQIGNMHLLGFIATFFVNLLAYGLIVGVFTFLYRVMPNTKVKIKPAFIAAIIATLLFEFVAWGYIRFQVGANRLNAIYGGFAALPLFLIWVQYSWYIVLFGAELSYAYQNVDRFELEDEIEKLSPRYKKVISLMIANLVTKGFYNNEKALSVHEISEKLDLPSHLTRNVLNEFVETQLFVEVVSEKEDEILYLPGVTESKFTVQFLIDSLETKGLNSLPINDTKELIHINNLMIEMDKSMDTALGHMNVKDIVI, encoded by the coding sequence ATGGCAAAAATTATATCACTGATAAAACAATCGGTGGAATTTGTTTCCGAAAGACTTTGGAAGGTTCGTCTCAGTAAAGTTGATAAGCGGCAAGGGCTGCTTATCAAACAGATTCGTATTTTCGCTCTGGCTTTTAAAGGGTTTATGGAGGATAAGTGCTTTACTTATTCAACTGCCCTCACATTTTATACTCTATTCTCTATAGTACCGGTACTAGCCTTAATATTCGCAATTGCGAAAGGCTTTGGTTTCGAAAAAAATCTTCAAGAACAGATACTTCAAAATTATAGCGAGTACAGTGACATTCTCACCAATGCTTTTGTTTATGCCAACTCAATGTTATCAAATGCCAAAGGTGGTGTTATCGCGGGTTTTGGTATCGTATTATTATTATGGAGTGTCATGCAATTATTAGTAAATATTGAAACCAGTTTTAACGACGTTTGGGACGTTAAACAGGGCCGAAACTGGATTCGAAAAATAACAGATTACTTAACCATTATGCTTGTAGGACCTCTTTTACTAATAGTTTCAGGTGGTATATCCATCGCTATTCAAACCCAAATTGGTAACATGCATCTTTTAGGTTTTATTGCTACTTTTTTTGTAAATCTCCTGGCTTACGGACTTATTGTTGGCGTATTTACGTTTTTGTACAGAGTTATGCCGAATACCAAAGTGAAAATTAAACCTGCTTTTATAGCGGCAATTATCGCGACGCTGTTATTCGAATTCGTGGCCTGGGGCTATATTCGTTTTCAAGTTGGTGCCAATCGTTTAAATGCTATTTATGGTGGTTTTGCGGCACTTCCTCTCTTTTTAATATGGGTACAATATAGCTGGTACATTGTTCTATTTGGCGCAGAACTTTCATATGCCTACCAAAATGTAGATCGTTTTGAACTGGAAGACGAAATAGAAAAATTAAGTCCCCGTTACAAAAAAGTAATTTCGCTTATGATTGCCAATCTTGTTACAAAAGGATTCTACAATAATGAAAAGGCCTTAAGTGTGCATGAAATTTCAGAAAAACTAGACCTACCTTCTCACCTTACACGCAATGTTTTAAACGAGTTCGTCGAAACACAATTGTTTGTAGAGGTCGTTTCTGAAAAAGAAGATGAAATTCTTTATCTACCAGGCGTTACTGAAAGTAAGTTTACAGTGCAATTTTTAATTGATTCTCTTGAAACAAAGGGACTAAACAGCCTCCCTATTAATGATACCAAAGAACTCATCCACATAAATAACCTTATGATTGAAATGGACAAATCTATGGACACTGCATTAGGACACATGAACGTTAAAGACATTGTGATTTAA
- a CDS encoding SLC13 family permease, with amino-acid sequence MACTLLLLQALACLVENFNLINVLNASKQYIFQALGPLLAIIIWFFTDLDPNNHQTTLMAGVTVWMCVWWFTEAVSLAVTALVPVLMLPVLGIADCKSVSQQYSDSIIFLFIGGFMLAFAIEKWQLHKRIALKILSIVGTKPSTVLFGVMISTYLISNWISNTATTMMLFAAVFALIQETKQYIEKNSGKFAAALLLGLAFSATIGGLATPVGTPPNMYFFKAYKEAFPALNDLNFLKWSAIGYPISLAFLMITFFVLNFYFLRKKVELKIEKIYFENSYRELGKFSYEEKWVFGIFVSCILLWFTRADIDFGGFKFRGWNHIFMKPKFVDDAFVALMAAIILFLVPSKKNRGEALLIWEDAKKLRFDIILMFGSGFALAYGFELSGLSNWLADSLHVLKGVHPLLIILGICIVVTIISEFASNIASIQLAIPVMIALQIDLELPPLLLMMPATFAASLGFMLPVATAANTIVFGTKEIEIKDMLRVGFVLDALGILVITFMCYLYLN; translated from the coding sequence ATGGCTTGTACCTTATTACTGCTGCAAGCACTTGCGTGTTTAGTGGAAAATTTTAATTTAATTAACGTTTTGAACGCTTCTAAACAATACATTTTTCAAGCCCTTGGTCCTCTTTTGGCGATCATAATTTGGTTTTTTACAGACCTTGATCCAAATAATCATCAAACAACTTTAATGGCCGGCGTAACCGTTTGGATGTGCGTTTGGTGGTTCACGGAAGCCGTTAGTCTTGCTGTTACAGCCCTCGTGCCGGTTTTAATGTTACCCGTTTTAGGAATCGCCGATTGTAAATCTGTTTCGCAACAATACAGCGATAGTATTATTTTTTTATTTATCGGTGGTTTTATGCTGGCCTTTGCTATTGAAAAATGGCAGCTGCACAAACGCATCGCATTAAAAATATTATCGATTGTAGGAACAAAACCATCTACCGTTTTATTTGGAGTGATGATTTCCACCTACCTTATTAGTAATTGGATTAGTAATACTGCTACAACGATGATGTTGTTCGCCGCCGTTTTTGCATTGATACAAGAAACGAAACAGTATATTGAAAAGAACTCGGGAAAATTTGCCGCGGCATTGTTATTAGGACTCGCGTTTTCTGCAACCATCGGTGGACTGGCAACTCCAGTGGGAACACCACCAAATATGTATTTTTTTAAGGCCTATAAAGAGGCATTTCCGGCATTAAATGATCTTAATTTTTTAAAGTGGAGCGCTATTGGTTATCCAATTTCTTTAGCATTCTTAATGATTACTTTTTTTGTGCTTAATTTTTATTTTTTGAGAAAAAAAGTAGAATTAAAAATTGAAAAAATTTATTTCGAAAATTCGTATCGCGAACTAGGTAAATTTTCTTACGAAGAAAAATGGGTATTTGGAATTTTTGTTTCCTGCATTTTACTTTGGTTTACACGAGCCGATATTGATTTTGGAGGCTTTAAATTTAGAGGTTGGAATCATATTTTCATGAAACCAAAATTTGTTGATGATGCTTTTGTGGCTTTAATGGCGGCTATTATTCTGTTTCTCGTTCCATCAAAAAAGAATAGGGGTGAAGCATTGCTTATATGGGAAGATGCTAAAAAATTACGCTTTGATATTATTTTAATGTTCGGGTCGGGCTTTGCTTTGGCCTATGGCTTTGAACTGTCAGGACTAAGTAATTGGTTAGCCGATAGTCTGCATGTTTTAAAAGGAGTGCATCCACTCTTAATAATTTTAGGAATTTGTATAGTTGTTACTATAATTAGTGAATTTGCTTCTAACATAGCAAGCATACAATTAGCTATTCCTGTGATGATAGCTTTACAAATTGATTTAGAGCTGCCTCCCCTTTTGTTAATGATGCCGGCTACTTTTGCAGCATCTCTGGGATTTATGTTGCCCGTGGCTACTGCCGCGAATACAATCGTGTTTGGTACAAAAGAAATTGAAATAAAAGATATGTTGCGTGTTGGATTTGTTTTGGATGCACTTGGTATTTTAGTGATTACCTTTATGTGTTATTTATATTTGAATTAA
- a CDS encoding ABC transporter ATP-binding protein, whose translation MIVGKSIHKKFGELEILKGVDLEIKQGEIVSIVGSSGAGKTTLLTILGTLDRPSSGEILINNQEVSKLSDKKLAAFRNQNIGFVFQFHQLLPEFTAMENVCIPALIANKNKKETELRAIELLDLFNLKDRISHKPSELSGGEQQRVAVARALINNPKVIFADEPSGNLDSANAQELHQLFFKLRENFNQTFVIVTHNNDLAKMADRTLVMRDGKIG comes from the coding sequence ATGATTGTAGGAAAATCGATTCATAAAAAATTTGGTGAGCTTGAAATATTAAAGGGCGTTGATCTTGAAATAAAACAAGGCGAAATAGTTTCTATTGTTGGTTCTTCTGGAGCAGGTAAAACCACTTTGCTTACTATTTTAGGGACACTTGATAGACCAAGTTCTGGAGAGATTTTAATTAATAACCAAGAAGTTTCAAAGTTAAGCGACAAAAAATTAGCTGCGTTTAGAAATCAGAACATTGGTTTTGTTTTTCAATTTCACCAATTGTTGCCTGAGTTTACGGCCATGGAGAATGTGTGTATTCCCGCTTTAATAGCGAATAAAAATAAAAAAGAAACGGAGTTAAGAGCAATAGAATTATTGGATTTATTTAATCTCAAAGATAGAATAAGCCATAAACCTTCTGAATTGAGTGGCGGAGAACAACAGCGTGTTGCCGTTGCGCGTGCATTGATAAATAATCCCAAAGTAATTTTTGCGGATGAGCCGAGCGGTAATTTAGATAGTGCGAATGCACAGGAATTGCACCAATTGTTTTTTAAGTTGAGAGAAAATTTTAATCAAACTTTCGTAATTGTGACTCATAATAATGATTTAGCTAAGATGGCTGATAGAACTTTGGTTATGAGGGATGGGAAGATTGGTTAG